The Gemmata palustris genome includes a region encoding these proteins:
- a CDS encoding Eco57I restriction-modification methylase domain-containing protein: MPTEVKPLFHPAAVRNAIKGFALLPPAIAARANIQDWAKQLGAKKLDAKKETELLPGFISDVFEAALGYTRAPADPHTLKREAFSEVDGKFADAGLGRFTTTSDAFVAVLEGKGPKDPLDRPFGSRKHSAVTQAALYALQMKIDWYLVTNLKEIRLYYKRQDTAHYERFETARLADNDDEYRRFVFLLGAERLAGADGKNHLDALFAESRTVGRELTVGFYLEYRELRRGTFQAIRTHNPNRDPRQLLAATQKILDRVLFVAFCEDRELLPAQIVARAYTHTDPFNLRPVWENFKALFRSVDMGNPALKVDAYNGGLFAPDAFIDALAVPDEVCEGFKKLADYEYGRDATDAAKLVDVEILGHIFEQSISDLEEMHRQIVSTGGVLSEPSGPTKRKKEGAFYTPAFITRYIVRETLGPVLGERLETLRAHHHASATKTAKSALEAPQTYNLDKLNKPQTEALERFWGAWIEELQTIRLVDPSCGSGAFLIEAFEQLFAEYRDANARLTELRGGQPTLFDVDETILTKNLFGMDLNGEAVEIARLSCWIKTAEKGKKLTALDANIVQGNSVVADGPPLEAWRTRFPEVFANGGFDAVIGNPPYVRQEIIKDDKPFLEKHYRAYDGVADLYVYFYELGLNVLKPGGRLGYIVTNKWMKAGYGEALRKLYGESAWVESVVDLGHNKEVFPDADVFPCILVARKPSDIIAPPRMSEFVSCRASRPAWTTSLNKSPMKASRCRARASARSRGASNRPARRR; this comes from the coding sequence ATGCCCACTGAAGTCAAGCCCCTGTTCCACCCCGCGGCGGTCCGTAACGCGATCAAAGGGTTCGCACTCCTACCACCTGCGATCGCGGCCCGCGCGAATATACAAGACTGGGCCAAGCAACTCGGCGCGAAGAAGCTCGACGCGAAGAAAGAAACCGAACTGCTCCCCGGGTTCATTTCCGACGTGTTCGAGGCCGCGCTCGGCTACACTCGGGCGCCCGCTGATCCCCACACGCTCAAGCGCGAAGCGTTCAGTGAGGTGGACGGAAAATTCGCGGACGCGGGTTTAGGCCGGTTCACCACGACGAGCGATGCGTTCGTTGCCGTGCTCGAAGGGAAAGGTCCGAAAGACCCGCTCGACCGGCCGTTCGGCAGTCGGAAGCATTCCGCCGTTACGCAGGCCGCGCTCTACGCGCTCCAGATGAAGATCGACTGGTATCTCGTCACGAATTTGAAGGAGATTCGGCTCTACTACAAGCGCCAGGATACGGCGCACTACGAGCGGTTCGAGACGGCCCGGCTCGCCGATAATGACGACGAGTACCGCCGGTTCGTGTTCCTGCTCGGGGCCGAGCGTCTCGCCGGCGCGGACGGCAAGAACCACCTCGACGCGCTGTTCGCCGAGTCGCGCACGGTCGGGCGCGAACTCACCGTCGGGTTCTACCTCGAGTACCGCGAACTGCGCCGCGGAACCTTCCAGGCGATCCGCACGCACAACCCGAACCGCGACCCGCGCCAACTCCTCGCCGCGACGCAGAAGATCCTCGACCGCGTGCTGTTCGTCGCGTTCTGCGAGGACCGCGAGTTGCTCCCGGCACAGATCGTCGCGCGGGCCTACACCCACACCGACCCGTTCAACCTGCGCCCGGTGTGGGAGAACTTCAAGGCGCTGTTCCGCTCTGTGGACATGGGCAACCCGGCGCTCAAGGTGGATGCGTACAACGGCGGGCTGTTCGCCCCGGACGCATTCATTGATGCGCTCGCGGTGCCCGACGAGGTGTGCGAGGGGTTCAAGAAGCTGGCCGATTACGAGTACGGGCGCGACGCGACCGATGCCGCGAAGCTGGTCGACGTGGAGATCCTGGGGCACATCTTCGAGCAGTCCATTTCGGACCTCGAAGAGATGCACCGGCAGATCGTCAGCACCGGCGGGGTGCTGTCCGAACCGAGCGGGCCGACGAAGCGCAAGAAGGAAGGGGCGTTCTACACCCCGGCGTTCATCACGCGCTACATCGTCCGCGAAACGCTCGGCCCCGTTCTGGGAGAGCGGCTCGAAACACTCCGGGCACACCACCACGCGAGCGCCACGAAGACCGCGAAGAGCGCGCTCGAAGCCCCGCAGACGTACAACCTCGACAAGCTCAACAAACCTCAAACGGAAGCCCTCGAACGGTTCTGGGGGGCTTGGATCGAGGAGCTTCAAACGATCCGGTTGGTCGATCCGTCGTGTGGGAGCGGCGCGTTCCTCATCGAAGCGTTCGAGCAGTTGTTCGCGGAATACCGCGACGCCAACGCCCGGTTGACCGAACTGCGCGGCGGGCAACCCACGCTGTTCGATGTGGACGAAACGATCCTCACAAAGAACCTGTTCGGGATGGACTTGAACGGCGAAGCGGTCGAAATCGCTCGGCTGTCGTGTTGGATCAAGACAGCCGAGAAGGGCAAGAAACTCACGGCGCTGGACGCGAACATCGTTCAGGGAAACAGCGTGGTTGCGGACGGCCCACCCCTGGAAGCATGGCGCACGCGGTTCCCAGAGGTGTTCGCAAACGGCGGGTTCGATGCGGTAATCGGCAATCCACCTTATGTGCGGCAAGAGATCATCAAGGACGACAAACCGTTCTTAGAGAAGCACTACCGGGCGTATGACGGCGTGGCGGACCTGTACGTCTACTTCTACGAACTCGGGCTGAACGTCCTGAAGCCCGGCGGCCGGCTGGGGTACATCGTCACGAACAAGTGGATGAAGGCCGGATACGGCGAAGCGCTCCGCAAACTATACGGCGAATCGGCGTGGGTCGAATCGGTCGTCGATCTCGGACACAACAAGGAAGTGTTCCCGGACGCCGACGTGTTCCCGTGTATCCTCGTGGCTCGAAAACCCTCTGACATTATTGCCCCACCCAGAATGTCAGAGTTTGTATCCTGCCGCGCGAGCAGACCCGCGTGGACGACCTCTCTCAACAAATCGCCGATGAAGGCGTCGCGGTGCCGCGCTCGCGCTTCGGCACGGAGCCGTGGAGCCTCGAACCGCCCGGCGCGACGGCGCTGA
- a CDS encoding tRNA adenylyltransferase, whose amino-acid sequence MSDAKLRHAIAFEAARLMYERVESEYFTAKRKAAKRLCRGTVKPSDLPSNAEIRDQVQAFARVHEGEARTVNLRDMRLHALRLMRLLCRFRPRLIGSVMTGHTRKGSDIDLHLFSDYLEPITATLDEEGLQYDVEHKQITKHGETRVFTHVHVFDVFNFELTIYAENLAHYVFKSSITGKAIERASTRELEELIAREHPEISIEDAIAEQEEAVDPYQLFRLLLLPLETVKQSAKYHPEGDVQFHSLQVFELARDERPWDEEFLQAALLHDVGKGIDPYDHVAAGLQALEGLITPRTAWLIENHMLALEYKAGTLGHRARKKLEESDEFEDLMLLRELDTRGRVPGAQVCTVDEALDFLKELDRQNKWK is encoded by the coding sequence ATGTCCGACGCCAAGTTGCGTCACGCGATCGCGTTTGAAGCCGCTCGACTGATGTACGAGCGCGTCGAATCCGAATACTTCACCGCCAAGCGCAAGGCCGCGAAGCGCCTGTGTCGCGGCACCGTCAAACCGAGTGACCTGCCCAGCAACGCGGAGATCCGCGACCAAGTTCAGGCGTTCGCGCGCGTCCACGAGGGCGAGGCACGCACGGTCAACCTGCGCGACATGCGGCTCCACGCGCTGCGGCTCATGCGCCTGCTGTGCCGGTTCCGCCCGCGGCTCATCGGCAGCGTGATGACCGGGCACACCCGTAAGGGCTCGGACATCGATCTGCACCTCTTCAGCGACTACCTCGAGCCGATCACCGCGACGCTCGACGAAGAGGGCCTGCAGTACGACGTGGAGCACAAGCAGATCACGAAGCACGGCGAGACCCGCGTGTTCACCCACGTTCACGTCTTCGACGTGTTCAACTTCGAGCTGACGATCTACGCGGAGAACCTCGCGCACTACGTGTTCAAGTCGTCGATTACGGGGAAGGCCATCGAGCGCGCCAGCACGCGCGAACTCGAAGAGCTGATCGCCCGCGAGCACCCGGAAATCTCGATCGAGGACGCGATCGCCGAGCAGGAGGAAGCGGTCGACCCGTACCAACTGTTCCGGCTTCTGCTGTTGCCGCTGGAAACCGTGAAGCAGAGCGCGAAGTACCACCCCGAAGGCGACGTACAGTTCCACTCGCTCCAGGTGTTCGAGCTGGCGCGCGACGAGCGCCCGTGGGACGAGGAGTTCCTACAGGCCGCGCTGCTGCACGACGTGGGGAAGGGCATCGACCCTTACGACCACGTCGCGGCCGGGCTTCAAGCGCTCGAGGGGCTCATCACCCCGCGGACCGCGTGGCTGATCGAGAACCACATGCTCGCGCTGGAGTACAAGGCCGGAACGCTCGGTCACCGCGCGCGGAAGAAGCTCGAAGAGTCCGACGAGTTCGAGGACTTGATGCTGCTCCGCGAACTCGACACCCGCGGCCGCGTACCCGGCGCGCAGGTGTGTACCGTGGACGAGGCGCTCGACTTCCTCAAAGAGTTGGACCGACAGAACAAGTGGAAGTAG
- a CDS encoding GDP-mannose 4,6-dehydratase, with protein sequence MATLVHKDEGAPALPPAGAGGARTPMRILITGITGFVGGHLVDHLVSAGGHALFGVSRNATWPPVLEHLAPHAKLFACDLCDRAGTEAVVREVRPDWVVHLAGYANTGGSFRDPDRAWRENFTATRSLYDALAASGVQSRVLFVSTGLIYGEPDRPDEPCDEFTTLKPASPYAASKAAADLISYQYTRSPGLDIVRVRLFNQIGPRQSADFAVPNFARQIAAAEKGTQPPEVRTGDLSARRDIADVRDIVAAFPLLLEKGVNGEAYNAARGDSYQIQDVLDRLVAMARLPIKVVQTLEPGRKADTAVTSADARKLRAATGWEPQIPLERTLADVLNYWRSI encoded by the coding sequence ATGGCGACCCTCGTCCACAAGGATGAGGGGGCGCCGGCGCTCCCGCCCGCAGGGGCCGGGGGCGCCCGAACACCTATGCGAATTCTCATTACCGGCATCACCGGATTCGTCGGCGGGCACCTGGTGGACCACCTGGTGTCGGCGGGCGGGCACGCCCTGTTCGGGGTGAGCCGGAACGCGACGTGGCCCCCGGTACTCGAGCACCTCGCCCCGCACGCGAAGTTGTTCGCGTGCGACTTGTGCGACCGGGCCGGCACCGAGGCGGTGGTCCGCGAGGTGCGCCCGGACTGGGTGGTCCACCTCGCGGGGTACGCCAACACCGGCGGGTCGTTCCGCGACCCGGACCGGGCGTGGCGCGAGAACTTCACCGCGACGCGCTCGCTGTACGACGCGCTCGCGGCTTCGGGCGTGCAATCGCGCGTGCTGTTCGTTTCGACCGGACTCATTTACGGCGAACCCGACCGGCCCGACGAGCCGTGCGACGAGTTCACGACCCTCAAGCCCGCCAGCCCCTACGCCGCGAGCAAGGCCGCCGCGGACCTCATTAGCTACCAGTACACGCGGAGCCCGGGCCTGGATATTGTCCGCGTGCGCCTGTTTAACCAGATCGGCCCCCGGCAGAGTGCCGACTTCGCGGTGCCGAACTTCGCGCGGCAAATTGCCGCCGCCGAAAAGGGCACCCAGCCGCCGGAGGTGCGCACCGGCGACCTCTCCGCCCGGCGCGACATCGCCGACGTGCGCGACATCGTGGCCGCGTTCCCGCTCCTGCTGGAGAAGGGCGTGAACGGCGAGGCGTACAACGCGGCCCGGGGCGACTCGTACCAGATCCAGGACGTACTCGACCGGCTCGTGGCGATGGCGCGGTTGCCGATCAAGGTGGTGCAAACGCTCGAACCGGGGCGCAAGGCCGACACCGCGGTGACGAGTGCGGACGCCCGCAAGCTCCGGGCGGCGACCGGCTGGGAACCGCAAATCCCGCTCGAACGCACCCTCGCCGACGTGCTCAACTACTGGCGGTCGATTTAG
- a CDS encoding ankyrin repeat domain-containing protein produces MTRPQSGFNPDAPLHGEMFEEWDWSQLAEFKIALVEPSKVNAQLLANEIRRQPAIAKASWDRTLLHLVAGEGYLDLVMLLLDLGADVNAYCPEGIPLHYAVHSGSLDVVKTLVAAGSELNRQDCRRSTPLDLAYNPAHDYVIVKYLVTIGAIPNKEVTVDGIRNMKQMGLWDQV; encoded by the coding sequence ATGACAAGACCTCAATCAGGCTTTAACCCCGACGCCCCACTCCACGGCGAAATGTTCGAGGAATGGGACTGGAGTCAGTTGGCCGAATTTAAGATTGCTTTGGTTGAGCCCTCGAAGGTGAACGCGCAACTTTTGGCGAATGAAATCAGACGGCAACCCGCTATCGCCAAAGCGTCATGGGACAGAACTCTTTTGCACTTGGTAGCGGGAGAGGGTTATCTTGATCTTGTCATGCTGCTATTGGACCTGGGAGCCGATGTAAACGCCTATTGCCCAGAAGGTATTCCGCTTCACTATGCCGTCCATAGTGGCTCACTGGATGTCGTCAAAACGCTCGTTGCGGCGGGGAGCGAATTAAATCGACAGGACTGCCGCCGAAGTACACCACTCGATCTTGCTTACAACCCAGCTCACGACTACGTCATTGTGAAGTATTTGGTTACCATCGGCGCGATTCCCAATAAAGAAGTGACCGTCGACGGCATTCGGAATATGAAGCAGATGGGACTGTGGGATCAAGTGTGA
- a CDS encoding TaqI-like C-terminal specificity domain-containing protein produces the protein MDDLSQQIADEGVAVPRSRFGTEPWSLEPPGATALMDKIRAAGVPLREFIGAEPLSGIKTGLNEAFLLDNATKDKLVAADLKSADLCKPYLRGQDNSRWNAGWVKLWMLALKSSNNHEWPWSKTATGMDAEAIFRQTYPAVHAHLNQFRDALIKRQDQGEHWWELRSCAYWNAFEKKKLIYPEITWRADWNFDSRGLHINNTVYILPTEDLWVLAVMNAPVMWAYCWRNAQHGKDEALRFIREFVQTIPIPKPTDGQRAEVEAAVGRLIELACEQQGGRAAILDWLRSEFNVEKASQKLQVPATLSADAFVAEVKKESKKGFGVAELKRLKDEYGKSVLPLHALAREAEQLERQVSDVVNAAFGLTPDEVKLMWDTAPPRMPIARPPGA, from the coding sequence GTGGACGACCTCTCTCAACAAATCGCCGATGAAGGCGTCGCGGTGCCGCGCTCGCGCTTCGGCACGGAGCCGTGGAGCCTCGAACCGCCCGGCGCGACGGCGCTGATGGACAAGATTCGCGCGGCTGGCGTGCCGCTGCGGGAATTCATCGGTGCGGAACCTTTGTCGGGGATCAAAACCGGCTTGAATGAAGCGTTCCTCCTCGACAATGCAACGAAGGATAAACTTGTTGCGGCCGATCTAAAGTCTGCAGACCTGTGCAAGCCGTATCTCAGAGGACAAGATAATTCTCGTTGGAATGCCGGATGGGTGAAGTTGTGGATGCTAGCGCTGAAGTCGAGTAATAATCACGAGTGGCCGTGGTCCAAGACCGCAACCGGAATGGATGCCGAGGCTATCTTCCGCCAGACATACCCGGCCGTTCATGCTCACCTCAACCAGTTCCGTGACGCGCTTATCAAACGACAGGACCAAGGCGAACACTGGTGGGAGTTGCGGTCGTGCGCATACTGGAATGCGTTCGAGAAGAAGAAGCTGATCTATCCCGAAATTACTTGGCGCGCGGATTGGAATTTCGATTCGCGTGGTCTGCACATTAACAACACGGTGTACATCCTTCCGACAGAAGATCTTTGGGTACTCGCCGTCATGAATGCCCCAGTAATGTGGGCATACTGTTGGCGCAACGCACAGCACGGTAAAGACGAGGCGCTGCGATTCATCCGGGAGTTTGTTCAGACGATCCCCATCCCCAAGCCCACCGACGGCCAGCGTGCCGAGGTTGAGGCTGCGGTCGGGCGTCTGATCGAACTGGCCTGCGAGCAGCAGGGCGGGCGCGCCGCGATACTGGACTGGCTGCGGAGCGAGTTCAATGTCGAGAAGGCGTCACAGAAGCTCCAGGTTCCGGCCACGTTGAGCGCGGATGCGTTCGTCGCCGAAGTGAAGAAGGAGAGCAAGAAAGGGTTCGGGGTCGCGGAGTTAAAGCGACTGAAAGACGAATACGGGAAGTCCGTGCTCCCGCTGCACGCGCTCGCCCGTGAAGCCGAGCAACTCGAACGACAGGTGTCGGACGTGGTGAACGCCGCCTTCGGGCTGACGCCCGATGAGGTGAAATTGATGTGGGACACGGCCCCGCCGCGCATGCCGATCGCGCGCCCGCCGGGTGCGTGA
- a CDS encoding acyl-CoA thioesterase has protein sequence MTHTHPALALFPVVIEFDIGWSDMDSFDHVSNLEYFRYFQDARLNYITRTGWLDTKRELGLGPILKSTSATYRKPLKYPDHVWVGVRATELQVDRVVFEHKLVSRAWDAVACEGLATVVSYDYRNECKIALPERVRKVIEELESANK, from the coding sequence ATGACGCACACGCACCCCGCTCTCGCGCTGTTCCCGGTCGTGATCGAGTTCGACATCGGCTGGAGCGACATGGATTCGTTCGACCACGTGAGCAACCTGGAATACTTCCGCTACTTCCAGGACGCGCGGCTGAACTACATCACGCGCACCGGGTGGCTCGATACGAAGCGCGAGCTCGGCCTCGGCCCCATTTTGAAGAGCACGTCCGCGACGTACCGCAAGCCGCTGAAGTACCCGGACCACGTGTGGGTCGGGGTGCGTGCCACCGAATTGCAAGTGGACCGCGTGGTGTTCGAGCACAAGCTCGTGAGCCGGGCGTGGGACGCGGTCGCGTGCGAGGGGCTCGCCACTGTGGTGAGCTACGACTACCGCAACGAGTGCAAAATCGCGCTACCGGAGCGCGTGCGGAAAGTGATCGAGGAGTTGGAGTCAGCAAACAAATGA
- the gmd gene encoding GDP-mannose 4,6-dehydratase, translating to MKRALITGITGQDGSYLAELLLEKGYEVHGIVRRASTESFERIEHLAGKIHLHQADLLDQLSIIDVIKVSNPQEVYNLAAQSFVPTSWKQPMLTGQFTALGVTQVLEAVKLLGRDTIKFYQASSSEMFGKVQAVPQIETTPFYPRSPYGVAKVYGHWITVNYRESYNMFCTSGILFNHESERRGKEFVTRKVTDGVARIKLGLATELKLGNLDSKRDWGFAGDYVRAMWLMLQQDKPDDYVVATNKTHTVQRLVEVAFTAAGLDWQKHVKIDPSLVRPAEVDLLIGDPAKAKKHLGWEPEVSFEQLIERMVKADLARLQGQPVPDFKARGI from the coding sequence ATGAAGCGCGCGCTCATTACCGGGATCACCGGTCAGGACGGCAGTTACCTCGCGGAATTGCTCCTCGAAAAGGGTTACGAGGTTCACGGCATCGTCCGCCGGGCGAGCACGGAGTCCTTCGAGCGGATCGAGCACCTCGCGGGGAAGATCCACCTCCACCAGGCCGACCTGCTCGACCAGCTCTCCATTATCGACGTCATCAAGGTGTCGAACCCGCAAGAGGTGTACAACCTCGCGGCCCAGAGCTTCGTGCCGACGAGCTGGAAGCAGCCGATGCTGACGGGGCAGTTCACCGCCCTCGGCGTGACGCAGGTGCTCGAAGCGGTCAAGCTCCTGGGCCGCGACACCATCAAGTTCTACCAGGCGTCGTCGAGCGAAATGTTCGGCAAGGTCCAGGCCGTGCCGCAGATCGAGACCACGCCGTTCTACCCGCGCAGCCCCTACGGGGTGGCGAAGGTGTACGGCCACTGGATCACGGTGAACTACCGCGAATCCTACAACATGTTCTGCACGAGCGGCATCCTGTTCAACCACGAGAGCGAGCGCCGCGGGAAAGAGTTCGTCACCCGGAAGGTGACCGACGGCGTGGCCCGCATCAAGCTCGGGCTGGCGACCGAACTGAAGCTCGGCAACCTCGACTCCAAGCGCGACTGGGGGTTCGCCGGCGACTACGTTCGCGCGATGTGGCTGATGCTCCAGCAGGACAAGCCCGACGACTACGTCGTGGCCACGAACAAGACGCACACGGTCCAGCGGCTCGTCGAGGTGGCGTTCACCGCCGCGGGCCTGGACTGGCAGAAGCACGTGAAGATCGACCCGTCGCTCGTGCGCCCGGCGGAAGTCGATCTGCTGATCGGTGACCCGGCGAAGGCGAAGAAGCACCTCGGCTGGGAGCCGGAGGTGAGCTTCGAGCAACTGATCGAGCGCATGGTGAAGGCCGACCTCGCCCGCCTCCAGGGGCAGCCGGTGCCGGACTTCAAGGCCAGGGGCATCTGA